A genomic stretch from Canis lupus familiaris isolate Mischka breed German Shepherd chromosome 17, alternate assembly UU_Cfam_GSD_1.0, whole genome shotgun sequence includes:
- the C17H1orf68 gene encoding skin-specific protein 32 gives MASSSDPWILPVLLLSVKRILQSHRKMCDQQKQPQFPPSCVKGLGLGGEQSTKCTPVKCPAPSQTQTCVKCPAPRPAQTYVKCPAPRPAQTYVKCQMPCQTQTYVKYAAPCQTYVKCPAPSQTTYMKCPAPCQTYMKYPAPCQMTYVKYPAPCQTQTCYVQRPSPGQTYYAQAPASGSTTSCCVPDPCSAPCSTSYCCLAPRTFGVSPLRRWIQPPQDCNSGSSGCCEDSGCCSSGCCSTGCCGSGCCCLGIIPMRSRGPACCDCEDDCCC, from the exons ATGGCTAGCTCCTCAGATCCCTGGATTCTCCCCGTCTTGCTTCTGTCAGTGAAGAGG attttacaaAGCCACAGAAAGATGTGTGACCAGCAGAAGCAGCCACAGTTCCCTCCATCTTGTGTGAAAGGTTTGGGATTGGGAGGTGAGCAGAGTACCAAATGTACCCCTGTGAAATGCCCAGCTCCATCCCAGACTCAAACTTGTGTGAAATGCCCAGCTCCACGCCCAGCTCAAACCTACGTGAAATGCCCAGCTCCACGCCCAGCTCAAACCTACGTGAAATGTCAAATGCCATGCCAGACTCAGACCTATGTGAAATATGCAGCTCCTTGCCAGACATACGTGAAGTGCCCAGCTCCATCCCAGACAACCTACATGAAATGCCCAGCTCCTTGTCAGACATACATGAAGTACCCAGCTCCGTGCCAGATGACTTACGTGAAGTACCCAGCCCCTTGCCAGACCCAGACATGCTATGTCCAGAGACCTTCTCCCGGCCAGACCTACTATGCTCAGGCTCCTGCAAGTGGCTCGACCACCTCATGCTGTGTCCCTGATCCATGCTCTGCACCCTGTTCCACCAGCTACTGCTGCCTGGCTCCCCGGACCTTTGGGGTGAGTCCCCTGAGACGTTGGATCCAACCGCCCCAGGACTGCAACTCAGGATCATCTGGCTGCTGTGAAGATTCTGGGTGCTGCAGCTCTGGATGCTGCAGCACTGGGTGCTGCGGCTCTGGGTGCTGCTGTTTGGGAATTATCCCCATGAGGTCCCGAGGTCCTGCATGCTGTGATTGTGAGGATGACTGCTGCTGTTAA